Proteins encoded by one window of Manis pentadactyla isolate mManPen7 chromosome X, mManPen7.hap1, whole genome shotgun sequence:
- the TSC22D3 gene encoding TSC22 domain family protein 3 isoform X2, whose translation MNTKMYQTPMEVAVYQLHNFNISFFSSLLGGDVVSVKLDNSASGASVVALDNKIEQAMDLVKNHLMYAVKEEVEVLKGQIRELVEKNSQLERENTLLKTLASPEQLEKFQSRLSSEEPVPKIPQAPEASGGSPV comes from the exons ATGAATACCAAAATGTATCAGACCCCCATGGAGGTGGCGGTCTATCAGCTGCACAATTTCAacatctctttcttctcttccctgctTGGAGGGGATGTGGTTTCCGTTAAACTGGATAACAG TGCCTCCGGAGCCAGCGTGGTGGCCCTAGACAACAAGATTGAGCAGGCCATG GATCTGGTGAAAAACCATCTGATGTATGCAGTAAAAGAGGAGGTGGAGGTCCTGAAGGGGCAGATCCGAGAGCTGGTGGAGAAGAACTCCCAGCTGGAGCGTGAGAACACCCTCTTGAAGACCCTGGCCagcccagagcagctggagaaaTTCCAGTCCCGGTTGAGTTCCGAAGAGCCGGTTCCCAAGATCCCACAAGCACCCGAGGCCTCCGGTGGTTCTCCGGTGTAA